A region of Cellulophaga sp. RHA19 DNA encodes the following proteins:
- a CDS encoding TatD family hydrolase, giving the protein MIFTDTHTHLYSEAFNEDRGEAIQNAIDKGVERFFIPAIDSTYTASMLSLEDAYPDNVFLMMGLHPTHVKENYHVELLHIEEMLAQRKFYAVGEIGIDLFWDKTFLKEQQYAFKHQIQLAKKYKLPIVIHCRDAFDEVFEILEEEKGDDLYGIFHCFTGTLEQARLAISYNMKLGIGGVVTFKNGKIDKFLNEINLKHIVLETDAPYLAPTPFRGKRNESAYLINVAEKLADIYNKDVKEIAEITTKNSIDVFGV; this is encoded by the coding sequence ATGATATTTACAGATACACATACACATTTATATAGTGAAGCTTTTAATGAGGATAGGGGAGAAGCAATACAAAATGCAATTGATAAAGGCGTGGAACGATTTTTTATTCCTGCAATAGATTCTACATATACAGCATCTATGTTGTCACTGGAAGATGCTTATCCTGATAATGTTTTTTTAATGATGGGCTTGCATCCAACGCATGTAAAAGAAAACTACCATGTAGAGTTGTTGCATATTGAAGAAATGCTGGCGCAACGTAAGTTTTATGCCGTTGGGGAAATTGGAATAGATTTATTTTGGGATAAAACGTTTTTAAAAGAGCAGCAATACGCTTTTAAACATCAAATACAATTAGCAAAAAAGTACAAGTTGCCTATAGTTATTCATTGTAGAGATGCTTTTGATGAAGTTTTTGAAATTTTGGAAGAAGAAAAAGGCGATGATTTATATGGTATTTTTCATTGTTTTACAGGGACATTAGAACAAGCAAGACTAGCAATATCTTATAATATGAAATTAGGTATTGGTGGAGTGGTGACTTTTAAAAATGGCAAAATTGATAAGTTTTTAAATGAAATTAATCTTAAGCACATTGTTTTAGAAACAGATGCCCCTTATTTGGCTCCTACACCATTTAGAGGAAAAAGAAATGAAAGTGCATACCTTATTAATGTTGCTGAAAAATTAGCAGACATATATAATAAGGATGTAAAGGAAATAGCAGAGATAACTACTAAAAATTCTATAGACGTTTTTGGTGTTTAA
- a CDS encoding asparaginase, giving the protein MADTTKILLVYTGGTIGMVKDYKTGALKAFNFNNLMKSIPELKQLDCSVDSVSFDEPIDSSNMNTTHWVKIATIIEENYEAFDGFVILHGSDTMSYTASALSYMLEHLSKPVILTGSQLPIGDLRTDAKENLITSIQVAALQKNNKAVIQEVCLYFEYKLYRGNRTTKINAEHFEAFASLNYPELAESGVHLKVNKEYLRKKKHQKALKVHKNLDDNVAILKLFPGLNKNVLKSVLNIPDLKGLVLETYGAGNAPTEKWLLDDLKNAIKKGLYIVNVTQCSGGSVLLGQYETSEELQSLQIINGKDITTEAAVTKLMYLLGTGVSPKLFKTLFETPLRGELQ; this is encoded by the coding sequence ATGGCAGATACTACAAAAATATTATTGGTATATACTGGTGGTACAATTGGTATGGTTAAGGATTATAAAACAGGAGCACTAAAGGCTTTTAATTTTAATAATCTAATGAAAAGTATACCGGAATTAAAACAGTTAGACTGTTCTGTGGATAGTGTTTCTTTTGATGAGCCTATAGATTCGTCTAATATGAATACTACGCACTGGGTAAAAATTGCAACAATTATTGAAGAGAACTATGAGGCCTTTGATGGTTTTGTAATTTTGCATGGTAGCGATACTATGAGTTACACTGCTTCTGCATTAAGTTATATGTTAGAGCACTTAAGTAAGCCTGTAATATTAACAGGTTCTCAATTGCCAATTGGAGATTTGCGTACAGATGCTAAAGAAAATTTAATTACATCTATACAGGTGGCTGCATTACAAAAAAATAATAAGGCAGTAATACAGGAGGTTTGCTTGTATTTTGAGTATAAATTGTATAGAGGTAATAGAACAACAAAAATAAATGCAGAGCATTTTGAAGCCTTTGCATCTTTAAATTACCCAGAATTGGCAGAATCTGGAGTGCATTTAAAAGTGAACAAAGAGTATTTAAGGAAAAAGAAGCATCAAAAAGCATTAAAAGTGCATAAAAACTTAGATGACAATGTTGCTATTTTAAAATTATTCCCTGGTTTAAATAAAAATGTACTTAAAAGTGTGTTAAATATTCCTGATTTGAAAGGATTGGTTTTAGAGACTTATGGTGCAGGAAATGCTCCAACAGAGAAATGGCTGTTAGATGACTTAAAAAATGCAATAAAAAAAGGATTGTATATCGTTAATGTTACGCAGTGCTCTGGAGGTAGTGTTTTGCTGGGTCAGTATGAAACTAGTGAGGAATTACAAAGCTTGCAAATTATTAATGGTAAGGATATTACAACAGAGGCGGCTGTAACTAAGTTAATGTATTTATTAGGAACAGGAGTGTCTCCAAAGCTATTTAAAACACTTTTTGAAACTCCTTTGCGTGGAGAATTGCAATAA
- a CDS encoding retropepsin-like aspartic protease family protein: MSSLKKFLLHKDYTKINLTLTPTNHFEIKAKINNVSGRFILDTGASNTCIGIDKIENFKLTPEDSEIKAAGAGATEMDTQISTKNTIKIGDWKYKKLKIVLFDLVHVNQALINHNALPVDGIIGADILKKTKAIIDYNKKCVYFKL, translated from the coding sequence ATGTCTAGTTTAAAAAAATTCTTGCTTCATAAAGATTACACTAAAATTAATTTAACACTTACACCTACTAATCATTTTGAAATAAAAGCAAAAATAAATAATGTTTCAGGCAGATTTATTTTAGACACAGGAGCATCTAACACCTGCATAGGCATAGATAAAATTGAAAACTTTAAACTAACACCTGAAGATTCTGAAATAAAAGCTGCTGGTGCTGGCGCAACAGAAATGGACACTCAGATTTCAACTAAAAACACCATAAAAATTGGGGATTGGAAATATAAAAAATTAAAAATTGTTTTGTTTGATTTGGTACACGTTAACCAAGCCCTTATTAACCACAACGCATTACCTGTAGACGGTATTATAGGAGCAGATATATTAAAAAAGACTAAAGCAATTATTGACTACAATAAAAAATGTGTTTATTTTAAGTTATAA